In gamma proteobacterium HIMB55, the genomic stretch GGCGTTGTTACAAAAAACGCTGGAACTTATGAGTGAACGAGTGAGCTGCCCCGAGGTAGTCGAAGCCGCGCGTAAACTGTCGATTAAACAGTCGACCTATCTTTGCGGGGTTTGCGGCTTCCATGGCCCGAGTTTTTATTGGCAATGTCCTGGTTGTAAGAATTGGGATACGCTCTACCGGCCAGCCCGCTAAATCGACTTTACGAGACCCCTATGCGAAGCCCAATTATCGTCGCGCTTGACTATCCGACACTCGAACAAGCTCTCGCTTGCGCGAGGCAATTGGATCCTTCGATCGTTCGTGTAAAGGTCGGTAAGCAGCTATTCACAAGCGTGGGGCCAGCCGTTTTGTCTGCGCTTCATGAGTTGGGCTTCGATGTCTTCCTAGATCTCAAATTCCACGATATTCCCAACACGGTAGCGGGGGCAGTGGGTGCCGCAGCAGACCTTGGCGTGTGGATGGTCAATGTGCACGCCTCTGGTGGGCGAAGGATGATGGAGGCAGCGGCGGATGCTGTTGCCAAGCGCGGCAACAAAACACAATTGATTGCCGTGACTGTGCTCACAAGCATGGACCAGAATGACCTGTCTGAGCTTGGTATCAACGAGACACCTGCTGATCGGGTGATGAGGCTTGCGACGTTGGCTGAATCTAGTGGTTTGGATGGTGTTGTCTGCTCAGCACAGGAGGCGCCGCTGCTCAGTCGTCAGTTTGGTCAAAAATTCTCGTTGGTTACGCCCGGCATCCGCTTGCCTGACGATGAAGCAGGGGATCAACGCAGGGTAGTCACCCCTTGGGATGCGATAAACGGTGGTTCAACGCACCTGGTAATGGGGCGTTCGATTACCGGTGCATCATCGCCCACGGCGGTCGTCGATCAGGTTGTTGAACGGCTCGCGTCATCAAATTACCCCTAGTCTCATCGGCATTGGCCTGCGATCTCCGAGCGACGCCCGCACTAAGCCTATTTTCCTTGTCACTCATTCGAGTTCTCAAACACAAGGAAAATAAACATGTCTACAAACACAGTTTGCACTGACCAGCTTTCTCAGTCCTCGGCGTCGCAACATCGGGTCTCGCGCTATTGGCTAGGTCTATTGCTTGCCGCAATTCTTAGCTTTTTTATGGTCGAGTCTGTGACGGCCGCTGAGACGGTGAATATCAACTCAGCGGATGTCGCTACTTTGACTGCAGAGCTATCAGGTGTTGGGCCAAAGTTGGCACGCAGGATTGTCGAGTTTCGCGAACGTCATGGGGATTTTGAAACCGTGGCGGCGCTCAGGGATGTAAAAGGTGTCGGAGAAGCAATTCTGCTCAAAAACGCCGATAAAATTGTTCTCGAGTAATAGTCCTTGAAAAGATAAAGCGATTCATAGAGTCGCTTTATCGCATCTATGTCGGGCGTCGATAGCGCCTCGAGAGCAAAAGCTGTTAGCATGCGCCCGCCAAAAGCTGGGGGCGTTTTTTACATGGATTACGATGTTTTCAATGGAGATGCCGACGGCATTTGTGCGTTGATTCAGTTGCGCCATGCTGACCCTCGCCCAGATGCAACACTTGTGACTGGCGTGAAGCGCGATATTCAGTTGCTCGAGCGTGTTCCCTCCGAAGGTGTTGGTCGCATCACTGCACTCGACATATCGTTCGATAAGAACCGTGACCAAGTGATAAGGCTGCTGGGTGCGGGCGCCAATGTCTTTTTTTGCGACCATCATTTTGCGGGCGAAATTCCCGAAGACGGTGGGTTAGAGGTATTAATTAGTCCGGCTTCCGAGGTGTGCACCAGTGCTCTTGTAAGTGGCCGTCTTCGCGGCCGCTTCGCTGAATGGGCATCGGTTGGCGCATTTGGTGACAACCTCGACGCTACAGCTGATAAGTTGATTGCTAATTTGGACCATGCTGTGGATCGCAATGCGCTCCGTCAGCTCGGTGTCTGCGTTAACTACAACGCCTACGGGGCAAGTCTTGAGGATCTTCATTTCTCGCCTGCTGAGTTATATCAGCGAATGGCCCAGTTTGATTCGCCCTCTGCGCTGATCGACGAAGACAGTGAATTGTTCGAGACCTTAACCGAGGCCTATCGCCAGGATATGCACTCAGCAAATACGGCTCCTCGTGCAGTTGAGGATGATGATATTGCAGTCGTCTCTCTTCCCGATGCTGCGTGGGCGCGCAGAGTGAGCGGCGTTTACGGTAACGACCTGGCCAATCAATCACCGGACCGAGCACATGCAGTTCTCACAGACATCGACGGTGGCTACCTAGTAAGCGTACGCGCACCGCTGAACAACCGCTCGGGTGCTGACGAGGTTTGCCGGCAGTTTGATACGGGTGGCGGTCGTGCGGCCGCCGCGGGTATCAACAAGTTACCTCATGATGAGTTGGGTCGTTTTATCGATACGCTCCGCGCTCAGTGGACTTAATTACTCAAAGCCGCTTACCAGCGTGAGATTTCGCTCTCGAGCTGCTGAAGTAGTTCGAGGGCGGCTTGTTTTGATCCAGAGTCCTGCTTGGCCGGCGCGTGTTTCAAGCGGTAACCGTCAAACAGGCTCAGCAGGTTATCGATAACACTGCTGTCAAAGGGCTGCTTTCTTAGTACCAGTGTTCGCGCTGAGTGTTCCAGCGTTCCGTAAAAGACATCGCGCATTTGCCATGCCGGCGTTGAGGCCTCCAGTTCACCAGAGGCGATACCACGCTGCATGATGAGGTCAAAAACCCTGACGTACTCGCGTATTTGAGGCAACTGCCTCCCCGGTTCACCATGGCGCTGACGGGCGCGAGACGTAATCTCAACCATTTTGAAGTCGTCGATGAGCGAGTGGAGGTGATAGCTCGCGAGTTCATTGAGCTGTTGGTTTAACGGAGCATTTGATGTGACTGCGGCTTTTGCGCCCTTCGTAAGCTCCCGCCAAAACCTATCGACAACGGCCTCCAGCAGTTCATGCTTATTCTTGTAGTAGAGATATACCGTACCCTCAGCTACATCGGCTTTTCGAGCTATTTCAGCCATGCGCGTGCCGTCAACGCCGGATTCGCTGAAGAGCGAGGCTGCGGCCGCAAGAATGGCTTCCTCGCGTGCTTCAAGTCGTTGTCGCTGGGTGTCGCCCAAAGTGCTTTCCTTTAACGTCTCGGCCTTTCGTATTGTTTCGGTATCGGTTGCCGACGGAGCGGTGAAACCGCGATTCGTCTAATTGCTTGCCGTCGATTTTAATACCACCTATAGTCACTGAGTATGCCTCATTATTAATGAGGCGCAATCATTTTCATGGGAGGCTGCGACTAAAGTGGCGGATAAAACGATCAAAATTGGCGGTGCAACTGGGTTCTGGGGCGAGACCGATATGGCCATAGCGCAGTTTCTGCGTGAGGGCGATCTCGACTACATCGTCTTTGATTATCTCGCTGAAATTACCATGTCGATCATGGCGCGCGCCCGGGCTTCAGATCCGAAGCTGGGATACGCAACCGATTTTGTCTCCGCCATTGTTAAACCTAATCTAAAACACCTTGCCAGCTCCGGTATCAAGTTGATCAGTAATGCCGGAGGCGTGAATCCAGAAGCGTGTGGCGATGCGTTGAGAGCTGTTATTTCGGAGGCCGGACTTGATCTCAAGGTGGTTGTCATTGCCGGCGACGACCTTCTGAATGATCTCGATCGCCTTGAGGCCATGAATGCGTCGGAGATGTTCTCGGGTGAAGCATTCCCACCGAAAGAGAAGATTGCGAGCGCGAATGCTTACATTGGCGCCTTTCCCATAGCAGCCGCGCTCGCCGCCGGTGCAGATATTGTTGTTACCGGACGATGTGTCGACAGCGCCGTGACGCTGGGCGCATGCATCCATGAGTTTGGATGGTCTGCAGGGGATCTGGATAAGTTAGCCGCAGGATCTGCTGTTGGGCATTTGATTGAATGTGGTCCGCAGGCAACGGGTGGGAACTTTACTGACTGGGAGCAGGTTGCAGATTCACTGCACGAGGTTGGCTATCCGATTGCTGAGGTATGGGAAGACGGAACCGCCGATATTTACAAACCAGCGGATACTGGCGGTTTGGTTAATCGAGGGACGGTTGCTGAACAATTGTTGTATGAAATCGGCGACCCCGCGGCTTACATGTTGCCCGATGTCATTTGTGACTTTACCCAAATCCAACTCGAGCAAGTGGCTACAGGTCGTGTGCGAATGACCCACGCGCGGGGTAGGGGTGTTCCAGAAACTTATAAGACCAGCATGACTTGGGCCGACGGTTGGCGAGCAGGGTCGACATTTTGGTACGTGGGCCGTCGCGCTGCAGATAAAGCGCGCATTTTTGCCGACGAGGCAGTCAAGCGTACGCGAAGAAAATTGCAGGCAATGGGCGCGGCGGACTTTGACGAAGTCGCCGTCGATATTTTTGGTGAAGAAAACTTCTGGGGTAGTCATGCTGCTGTTTCCGATACTCGTGAGGTGGCGCTAAAAGTCGCGTGTAAGCACCAAGATGCGCGTGCTGTGGGGCTCTTGCTCCGTGAAATGACCGGTTGCGCGTTGGGTGCTCCAGCAGGCATGGCTTTCTTTGCAGGAGCGCGAGCTAAGCCCTCGCCCGTTATTCGCTTGTTCTCGGTGCTGGTCGATAAATCAGCACTCTCGATCAAGCTGATCGGCAGTGAGGACGAAACAGATTTTGCACCGCCAGCGACAAGCAAAGAGGTTTTACCTGCTGAAGTCGGACCGATTCCCGAGGCCGTCTCAGCTGAGAACTTGATTGAGGTGCCGCTAGAAACGCTAGCTTGGGGCCGCTCGGGAGATAAGGGCGATAAGGCAAACATTGGGATCATCGCCAGGAAGGCTGAGTACCTGCCATGGATCGCCAAGGTGCTGACAACTGACTACGTAGCTGATCGTTTTGCGCATTTTATGACGGCACCTGCGATTGACCGATTTTATATGCCGGGGTTACCGGCATTGAACTTTTTATTGCACAACGCGCTCGGTGGGGGCGGTATTGCAAGTTTAAGAAACGATCCTCAGGCCAAAGCCTATGCGCAGGTTCTGTTGGATACCCCCATCGCCATTCCCCAACACTTACTGGAGGCCTGAGATGACAATTTTGACCTCGACTGTTCAGCCATCGAGCGACAGTTTTAAAGAAAACAGAGCGAGTATGTTTGAGCTCATCGACCACTGGCGTGGACTTGAGCAGCGCACTATCGACGCATCGAACAAGCGGCTTAAGACCTTCAAGGCACGTGGTCAGCTATCACCACGCGAGCGCCTAGAGCGGTTGCTCGACCCCGGTATGCCCTTTTTACAAATGCATTCTATGGCGAACTATTGCGTAGAAAACCCCGACCGTGAGACCAGTGTCCCCGGTGCCTCTGTGATTGTCGGTGTTGGATTCGTTGAAGGTGTTCGGTGCATGATTTGGGTGGATGACTCTGGTATCTCTGCAGGTGCCGCTACCGAATCAACCGGCTTTGTATCAACATCTATTTTGGAGATGTGCATGCGCCAAAAGCTGCCCGTTATTCACTTGGTGGAGTCTGCGGGTGCAAACCTACTTAAATACAAAGTCGAGCTTTGGTCACGATTCGGGAACGTATTCAGAGATTTAGCTCGTTTGTCGGCAGCGGGTATTCCTACCATGGTGGTTCTCCACGGCGGCTCGACGGCGGGCGGCGCTTACATGCCTGGTATGTCGGACTATGTCATTGGTGTCAAAGAAAACGGCATGGCAGCACTAGGGGGAGCGGCCTTGGTGAAGGCCGCCACGGGTGAAGAAGCGAACGATCGCGAGCTGGGCGGCAGCGAAATGCACGCCAGTGTCTCGGGCGTTGTCGAATACCTTGTTGAAGACGACGCGCACGGGATTCTTAAAGCCCGTGAGGTCATGAAAAGCATCGACTGGAATAAACGTGTTACTACAGTGGTACGACGCCCCTATGAGCCACCGCGCTATCCAGCGGAAGAACTCGCAGGTGCTATCCCGGTCGACCCCAAAGTGCCTTACGACTTCCGCGAGGTGCTAGCACGTATTGTTGATGACTCCTCTGTCGAAGAGTTCAAGTCAAGGTACGGTGTTTCTACCGTCTGCGGTTATGCATCGATTACGGGGATAAGTTTCGGTTTCATCGGCAATAACGGACCTATCGATCCGAATGGTGCTACCAAGGCTGCGCAGTTCATTCAGCTTTGCGACTCCGCCGATATGCCGATCCTGTTCTTCAACAACACCACGGGCTACATGGTGGGAACAGAATACGAGCAGGCTGGGATGATCAAGCACGGCGCAAAGATGATCCAAGCCGTCTCCAATGCTCGTGTTCCCAAAATATCGCTCTACATCGGTGCGAGTTTTGGTGCCGGTAACTACGGCATGTGCGGCTGGTCTTATGAACCTGATTTCCTCTTTGCATGGCCAAATGCCCGCACGGGTGTGATGGCGGGGCAGAGCGCTGCGGACACAATGTCCGAGGTGGCGCGAGTCGGTGCGGCTCGAAAAGGGCAAGACATTCCGGAAGAGGTATTGGAACAGCAGGCGGCAACGATTCGCGCGCACTTTGACGCGCAGGAAGATGCCTTCTTTACCTCGGGGCGCGTGCTAGATCACGGCATCATCGATCCGCGCGACACACGGAAAGTCTTGGCGTTCTGTCTTGAGACGGTTTTAGAGAGTCGCTTGAGAGAAACACGAGCCAACGCCTTTGGCGTTGCAAGGATGTAATCATGGCGACATTACCTGAAACAAAAACATTAGCGCTTGATCTTGAGCAAGGCTGGCTCACTGTTTGGTTCAATCAACCTGAGCGGCGTAATCCTTTGACGGACGAGGCGGTAGAGGACTTAGCCGCGGTTATTGAGGCAATTGCCCCCCAGCGCGATATTCGCGGTATGACCATTCGCGGAAAAGGCGGTTTCTTCTGCGCCGGTGGTGACCTCAAGGGATTCAAGGCGATGGCAACGGGTGAAACCGAGGCCTCGATGCGCATGAGTCGTCGTATTGGTGACGTGCTCGCTGATCTCAACGCCTTGCCGCAGGTCACCGTTGCAGTGATCGAGGGTGCGGCTATGGCAGGTGGTCTAGGTGTCGCTTGTTGCTGCGACGTGACGATCGGGATGAAAGACGCCAAGTTCGGATTCTCGGAGACACGCATTGGCATTACGCCCGCCCAGATAGCGCGCTATGTGCTTCAGAAGTGCGGGTATTCGACCGGACGGCGACTCATGCTGACTGCGGCGCGATTTGCTGGTGAGGACGCAGGCAAGCTTGGTGTTCTCGATTTTGTTGCCGAGACGACCGATGACCTGTCGTCGCTTGAAAAGCGTGTGAAGCAAGATGTACTCGAGTGCGCACCGGGCGCTGTTGCAGCCTGTAAGGCACTGATTATCGGTATGCCTGGCACACCTGATGAGGGGAAAGTCGAGTTTGCAGCGCAGAATTTCAGCGGTTGCTTGCAGGGTGATGAGGGTAAAGAGGGTGTTGCCTCTTTCCTCGAGAAGCGCAAACCCAACTGGCACACGGAGATTTAAACAATGAAAGCATTAACCACATTACTCGTTGCCAACCGCGGTGAAATTGCCGTCCGGGTCATGCGCACCGCCAAGGCGATGGGCATGAAGACCGTAGCGGTGTACTCGGAGGCCGATGCGAATGCGCAGCATGTGCGTGAGGCCGATCAGTCGGTGTGTATTGGGCCTGCACCTGTTGCCCAGTCCTATTTGCAAGTCGACGCGATTCTCGAGGCTGCGGCGCAAACGGGTGCTGACTGTATTCACCCCGGCTATGGCTTCCTCTCAGAGAACCAAGCCTTTGCATCTGCCTGCGAAGCGCGCGGTATCGAGTTTATCGGGCCGCCGAATGCAGCGATCGAAGTCATGGGCGACAAGGCGCGAGCCAAACGCGCAATGATCGAGGCAGGTGTCCCTTGTGTTCCCGGTTATCAAGGTGATGATCAATCGGTTGAGACGCTGGTTGCAGAGGCAAAAAAGATTGGTATGCCCGTCATGGTCAAAGCGGCGGCCGGTGGTGGTGGCCGCGGGATGCGCCTTGTCAATGACGCAGCTGAGCTCGAGTCCGCGATCGACCTTGCGCAGTCAGAGGCAAAAAACGCCTTTGGGTCGAGCGAATTGATTATTGAGAAGGCCGTGATTCGACCACGTCACGTCGAAATACAGGTCTTCGCAGATAAAGCAGGAAATACCGTTTATCTCGGTGAGCGCGATTGCTCCATTCAGCGCCGTCACCAAAAAGTGGTTGAGGAAGCCCCTTGTCCTGTCATGACTCCTGAACTTCGTGAGGCAATGGGACGCGCTGCCGTTGATGCCGCAAAAGCCGTCGACTACGTCGGTGCGGGGACGGTGGAATTCCTACTCGATGAGGCCGGTGAGTTCTATTTCTTGGAGATGAATACGCGTCTGCAGGTTGAGCATCCGGTGACCGAGATGGTCACAGGCTACGACCTTGTTGAGTGGCAGATTCGCGTTG encodes the following:
- a CDS encoding Protein of unknown function (DUF1446) (PFAM: Protein of unknown function (DUF1446)); this translates as MADKTIKIGGATGFWGETDMAIAQFLREGDLDYIVFDYLAEITMSIMARARASDPKLGYATDFVSAIVKPNLKHLASSGIKLISNAGGVNPEACGDALRAVISEAGLDLKVVVIAGDDLLNDLDRLEAMNASEMFSGEAFPPKEKIASANAYIGAFPIAAALAAGADIVVTGRCVDSAVTLGACIHEFGWSAGDLDKLAAGSAVGHLIECGPQATGGNFTDWEQVADSLHEVGYPIAEVWEDGTADIYKPADTGGLVNRGTVAEQLLYEIGDPAAYMLPDVICDFTQIQLEQVATGRVRMTHARGRGVPETYKTSMTWADGWRAGSTFWYVGRRAADKARIFADEAVKRTRRKLQAMGAADFDEVAVDIFGEENFWGSHAAVSDTREVALKVACKHQDARAVGLLLREMTGCALGAPAGMAFFAGARAKPSPVIRLFSVLVDKSALSIKLIGSEDETDFAPPATSKEVLPAEVGPIPEAVSAENLIEVPLETLAWGRSGDKGDKANIGIIARKAEYLPWIAKVLTTDYVADRFAHFMTAPAIDRFYMPGLPALNFLLHNALGGGGIASLRNDPQAKAYAQVLLDTPIAIPQHLLEA
- a CDS encoding transcriptional regulator (PFAM: YsiA-like protein, C-terminal region; Bacterial regulatory proteins, tetR family) is translated as MGDTQRQRLEAREEAILAAAASLFSESGVDGTRMAEIARKADVAEGTVYLYYKNKHELLEAVVDRFWRELTKGAKAAVTSNAPLNQQLNELASYHLHSLIDDFKMVEITSRARQRHGEPGRQLPQIREYVRVFDLIMQRGIASGELEASTPAWQMRDVFYGTLEHSARTLVLRKQPFDSSVIDNLLSLFDGYRLKHAPAKQDSGSKQAALELLQQLESEISRW
- a CDS encoding orotidine 5''-phosphate decarboxylase, subfamily 1 (PFAM: Orotidine 5'-phosphate decarboxylase / HUMPS family~TIGRFAM: orotidine 5'-phosphate decarboxylase, subfamily 1) — encoded protein: MRSPIIVALDYPTLEQALACARQLDPSIVRVKVGKQLFTSVGPAVLSALHELGFDVFLDLKFHDIPNTVAGAVGAAADLGVWMVNVHASGGRRMMEAAADAVAKRGNKTQLIAVTVLTSMDQNDLSELGINETPADRVMRLATLAESSGLDGVVCSAQEAPLLSRQFGQKFSLVTPGIRLPDDEAGDQRRVVTPWDAINGGSTHLVMGRSITGASSPTAVVDQVVERLASSNYP
- a CDS encoding acetyl-CoA carboxylase, carboxyltransferase component (subunits alpha and beta) (PFAM: Carboxyl transferase domain); the protein is MTILTSTVQPSSDSFKENRASMFELIDHWRGLEQRTIDASNKRLKTFKARGQLSPRERLERLLDPGMPFLQMHSMANYCVENPDRETSVPGASVIVGVGFVEGVRCMIWVDDSGISAGAATESTGFVSTSILEMCMRQKLPVIHLVESAGANLLKYKVELWSRFGNVFRDLARLSAAGIPTMVVLHGGSTAGGAYMPGMSDYVIGVKENGMAALGGAALVKAATGEEANDRELGGSEMHASVSGVVEYLVEDDAHGILKAREVMKSIDWNKRVTTVVRRPYEPPRYPAEELAGAIPVDPKVPYDFREVLARIVDDSSVEEFKSRYGVSTVCGYASITGISFGFIGNNGPIDPNGATKAAQFIQLCDSADMPILFFNNTTGYMVGTEYEQAGMIKHGAKMIQAVSNARVPKISLYIGASFGAGNYGMCGWSYEPDFLFAWPNARTGVMAGQSAADTMSEVARVGAARKGQDIPEEVLEQQAATIRAHFDAQEDAFFTSGRVLDHGIIDPRDTRKVLAFCLETVLESRLRETRANAFGVARM
- a CDS encoding enoyl-CoA hydratase/carnithine racemase (PFAM: Enoyl-CoA hydratase/isomerase family), which gives rise to MATLPETKTLALDLEQGWLTVWFNQPERRNPLTDEAVEDLAAVIEAIAPQRDIRGMTIRGKGGFFCAGGDLKGFKAMATGETEASMRMSRRIGDVLADLNALPQVTVAVIEGAAMAGGLGVACCCDVTIGMKDAKFGFSETRIGITPAQIARYVLQKCGYSTGRRLMLTAARFAGEDAGKLGVLDFVAETTDDLSSLEKRVKQDVLECAPGAVAACKALIIGMPGTPDEGKVEFAAQNFSGCLQGDEGKEGVASFLEKRKPNWHTEI
- a CDS encoding competence protein ComEA-like protein with helix-hairpin-helix repeat region (TIGRFAM: competence protein ComEA helix-hairpin-helix repeat region) translates to MSTNTVCTDQLSQSSASQHRVSRYWLGLLLAAILSFFMVESVTAAETVNINSADVATLTAELSGVGPKLARRIVEFRERHGDFETVAALRDVKGVGEAILLKNADKIVLE